The Arvicola amphibius chromosome 4, mArvAmp1.2, whole genome shotgun sequence genome includes the window cagacaaataaaacataaacattgaatatataaataattgaaatgaaaagaaaatgggcCTTACTGGCTGGGAAATAACTTTATGGGTTGCCTGGCATTTACGAAGCCctggatttaaatttaaaattgttttgctcATAGAAAACAAGAGGAccttattttgttgaatatgtttttccAGTACCTAAAGAGGAATTCTcttcaaaatattctttaatgCAGTTGTGCATCTGATCAAGTGGAAAAATATAAACTTGATATTGCCCAGTTAGAAGAAAATCTGAAAGAGAAGGATCGTGAGATTTTAAGTCTTCAGAGGTCTCTTGAGGAAACCCTCACATTTTCTAAGCAAATAGAAGACCTGACTGTTAAGTGTCAGCTGCTTGAAACGGAAAGAGGTACTGTACTATTGATGTTGTTCTACTTCAGTAAGGCTTGGGCGCTGTCTATAAAAAATGCATTGCTGTATGACAGCAACATTTTTCATAATTATGTGAATACCAAAAAGTCCATGTGCTATGTTTGGGAAGGTTTTAATGatataatgtttgttttatttcaacaTGTTATATTCTTTGattgaaaataaagttatatttctTCTACCCTGGGTGGCCATTCATAATTAGTGTAAACTCAAAACTAACCTTTCTGTGTAGCATATATAATAAGGTAATGACTATAATCTTACTCCTTAGGAAACACTTACTCTATATAGTGTGCTACAGCAGTGGGGTGAAATATTAGCTGAACTGAGCCCCTTAACATCAGTATTTAGTTCTGGAATGCCTCGTACTTTCCTTTTATAGACGATCTTGTCAACAAGGACAGAGAAAGGGCTGAAAGTCTCAATGCTGAGATACAGATTGTAACAGAGAAGCTTGTTCTGGAAAAACAAGAATATGAAAAGCTGCAACAAAAAGAATTGCAAATAGAGTCACTTCTGCAGCAAGAGAAGGTAGTTAACTAcatgtatttttgcttttttaaaaaaactacttaattatatcataatttctcctttatatcagaaattctctgtgtatactttgaatgtttagtcacagATACTACTATACGTTTTATCAAGTAGACAAGATAGGTATTTATAATTACCTTAAAAAAATGTctaacacaagatctcctgagtaaattgggagcatggggaccttgggggagaagcagggaagggagcagagaaaaatgtagagctcaatatttttatatatatatatatatatatatatgtatatatatatatatatgtatatatatatatattcattcctaAGAGttcgggggaaaaaaaagaatgtctaacaataggaaaaagcaaaacaatataaaaatgaaagttacataaagaaaattttatatatcagTAAGGGAAGAAAACCCACGAAAAtatacagacaaataaaaaaaaaaatatggttatGGGATAGAAGTAGATAATTGTAACACGGTAGCACAACACTCCGATTACTTGTCAACATGAAAAGAGGCTCTCCCCCATTAATCAGTGGGTTAAAGATGTTTGTTAACCATTTCATTGTCATACTGTGGGGAGACTGAATCAACAGGGATGGACATGCACTGATGTGATGGATATTTGGGGCAGTAGACAGTGAAAGGGGTTCAGTAGGTTAATATACATTAACCTGGAAAGATCTCAactatttttatgatttaaaaacattttacataCACAGAATATGTAGTATAGACCCCCCCCTCCCAAATGTATGGCATGTATGAAAATATATGGGCAATTACTCTAAACTAAAAGTTAcctctggaaaggaaaaagagagattgGAATAGGGATTAGTGAAAAGTTACACTAATTTCACTTAAAATCTAGAATTTTCTTCTCAataataatgttttataaaacttTGAAATGTGTATCCTGTAACGTAAACATTTTATTCAACAATGAGATCataatatactttttattatatttaaatagagTAGAtttgtaaattgggagcatggggctcatgggagaggattgaagaggaggagagagtagcagagaaaaatgaatagctcaataaaatcaaaaaaaaggaaaaaaattatgataATTTAATGTCAGGAATTAAATGACAGCTTTGTGCTGTGTTTTATGTAGATAAGGAAATAAGTCTTCaatgactttttttctcttaatgttATCTAATGAGAAATAAAGCGTTTTATGCATAGGAAATAGATCATatttgtaaacaaaataaacaataataagataaaaagtaaataaatttagagTATATTGAAGTATGTATAAGCCAATTGTAAAGCAGATATAAAGAAAGTAGTGTGATGTTTTTTCACTAAAAAAGCTAGAAATTATATTTTCCATagtattaaattataatatatatctGGGGAAAGTGAATAtagtatgtatatttttgtgtttcctttaaacTTTCTAATTTATTTGCCATACTTCATTATCTGTATTGCGTTTCTTGTCTCCAAGAAAGGTCCTGAGGCCACATCTAATTATTTTGTGCTTATCTGTCTGAATGCAGGAATTGTCTGCTAGTCTTCAGCAGCAGCTCTGCTCATTTCAAGAGGAAATGACTTCAGAGAAGAATGTCATTAGAGAAGAGCTAAAACTTGCCCTGGAGGAGTTGGATGCCGTCCAGCAGAAGGAGGAACAGAGTGAAAGACTGGTCAAACAGCTGGAAGAGGAGACAAAGTCGACCTCCGAACAACTGAGTCGGCTAGAGGAGCTGCTGAGAGAGTACGTGTTAATGAGGGTCTTTTCTACGCAGGACGGGAAATATGAACTGTGATCTTAAAGTTCTCGTGTCACCTGTGCATATGCACGAAGGTGGGAAGAGATACAGAGGAACACATTGTACGAGTATACATATGTTCACATacgtacaccacacacatatatgtaaacagGCATAGTAGTCAAAGTAAGAGTTGCCTAGCACATGTTTACTCCCCGGACCCAGGAAGTTAAGGCATGAGGATGATGAGTTTGAGATTTGTCTGAATTGCACATTGAGTTCAAGGTATTGGGCCTTATTAGTGAAATTTTTTCtcacaacaaaaagcaacaaaaggaaGCCCTTTTTCTAAGCCAAAAGCTAGCCTTTGCTACTACATTTTCTAAAAGTCTGGGCATCcacattaaaacaatttttattatatttgaaaacatctaaaccttttcattttttaaatatttttttgagagaatCCAGACACtccatttattcatgtgtgtgcacgtcaACATGGACAGGCACATACCACtgcgtgcatgtggaggtcagagggcaactttaggagttgattctcttctcACCGTGTGGGGTCCGCAGAATGTAACTCAGGTCGCCAAGGTTGACGGTGCGTTTTTCCCCTCAGCCAATCTTTCCTCATTTAACAATCTGAAAACAAAATGGTCCCAAGCTGTAGTGGCTCATGCAGGTAATCCCAACGCGTCAGAGTGAGACAAGAAGACcgcagtgagcttgaggccagcctgtgttgtAGAATGGAGTgctctctcaaaaacaaagcaatcagAATTAGCTGGTAAACATTCAAAAACAACATTCTTATTCAAAGAAAAACTGTCTCACAGTTTTATATCAATCTCATATTACTGCAGTCCTTTTATTACAACTTTATTTTCCAGCACATGCTGGAAatgcatttaaattaaaatttagcaattttattcttttatttttaattattatttactttacaaatatttttgaaatgtattattGTTAGCacgtatgtgtggtgtgtgtgagtctAGGCATgggtagagatcagaggacaaatttcAGGAGTCAGTCCTCCCTACCATGGGTTTCAGGGACAGATATAGGTCACGAGGTTTCATAGCAGATTCTTTTATCTGGTCCTGGCAATTTGATTCGTAAATTTAAACTACAAATAACTTCTGCCATTTAAATTCCTGAAATCCCATCATGATAGCAAGCTACTGTGGATGGGATATGAGCCTGTGGTATTGTGTCTTACACCTATCCCGTTGAGTACTTAATAATCTCTTCTGAGTTTTTGTCATTCATGATGAAGAGGcaccccagggctttgtgtacCCCCACTTTGGGGGAGCAGTACAAAATTGTTATGGGGATTGTTCTAAATTGCAACTGGTTTTGGAGAAGAGGAAAAACTTAGTGGATAATCCATTTCCTAAAGGGGGGGTTGAGACAGTTATTCACacacctggtggtggtggtgcacgcctttaaccccagcacttaggagacaaaggcaagtggatgtctgtgagttcaagaaaaaaaaagaggaagagggagttcTGATTTCACAAgagctttatttgttagtttaAATAGTTAGCTATGCAATTATGGGAAAAGTGGTTTTGATGCCTTCATATTCTGTTTCATTAGGTACCGTGTGAGATGAGGTCTAAGGTTCTTCTTGGATTAGACATTTTAGGCTTACATTAAAAAAGAACTGAAAGTCACTCTTCTAAGTgacaaggaaaatattttacttcACCATATTCtttatggttttgtgtgtgtgtgtgtgtgtgtgtgtgtgtgtgtgtgtgtgtgagacagggtttctctgtgtggctttggagcctgtcctggaactcaccctgtagaccaggctggtcttgaactcacagagatccttcctgcctctgcctgctgagagttgggattaaaggtgtgcaccacctccaccCAGCCCTTTCACCATAGTCTTTTAGAGACTGTTCATAAGCTCAAATTCCCATCCAAACATGTTATATGCAATATTAGGAAAGATATTTGAAATTTGTAGtatacatttagaaaaatgacttaaaacatattttgttaCCATATAAAACTATTTAGGATCTTCTTAGTGTTGGGCATGTGTGATCCTTTCATTTGgtaggctgaaacaggaggatcctgagttcaaggctagcttgggctaaaTAGCAAGATCTTATCTCAAACAAAATTGAGTGATAACAGCATATATggattaattataaaatgaaaaatgcacaCAGTaccataaatatttttcaaaagagtTTTTAATGTAAGTATCTCAGTACAGAGAATTAAACTTCATTAAATCTAGATGCTTTCAGCTGGCATTGCAGTCTTTAGACCTGACTACTCTGTAACACTGGCTTTACAGGTTGTATGAGTTTTGTTCTTACCCCTAGATTACCTACATATGCAGGAGACATGGAAAGAAACCTAGTAGAAAGTATATATAAAAGAAGCTggtaaataaagtaaaacattcaTGCTATGAGACTAAGtcataaatgtgtatttttaaattatacagcAGCTATTGCAATGGATCATATGCGATACATGGTGCAGTTTATGATCTTCTGTaatttttccttgttcttaggAAAGAAGTTGAGCTCGAGAAAAGTAATGCTGCTCACATCCACGCAGCCATGACTTTACAGGAGAGGTATAATGGTACAGTGCAAGATCTTGAAGACGTTACTGCTCAGTTGGAAAGGTATTTTTCTTTGTAGTGTTCACTATGGAATATATGAGTGGGGAGATGTGTTTACCTACAGAAATCGGAACAAAGTAATCCATAGAGGATGACTGCCATTACGTTAAATTCCATAAAGACTGGCTGTAAATGGGCACCTAGTGTCATCTCGTAAGCTTATTACACTTAGGTTGGTGTTCTTTTCCTACCATCCACTTCAAACCCACGCGAACCTTTAGCACCATCTACTTTCCAGacaacatcatttaaaaaataaaagcttttagaTCTTCATGATAGTTATCTTATCCCCTGACTATTCACTAATTCCTTAGTCTCgtgtttctttgttgcttttctttccctctcccccaaccATTACCTCTTCCTTACACACTCTTGCTGTGATAGCTCTGGTTAGCCTGGTactatcccagactggcctcaaacacatggTAGTCCTACCTCAACCTTTGAGAGCTGGTGTTAGAGGAATGCTCGACTGTGTGGAAGCTAATATTTTAGCCTTTTTAACCCTCAGTGACCGTACAGTAATGATTTCTTCCTTGTCCCTTAATTTACTTGACCAGGGTTAGCAGCTCATATCTGCGCTCCTTTGCACGGGAGTTCTAAAGCAGAATTACAGTAAGGTAGAGGCCACAATGAACTAGATAGTGATTTCTACTCCAACAAAGTGTGACCCTATCTCAGGGTGCAAAAAGTAAAATTAGAAGTGTTTTCAGTCAATATGATTGTATATTTGATGTGCAGTCATTCTTAAATgcataaattagaaaagaaaacaacccaattgaccctcactttcttctttacctctcAAGGACCACTCATTCCCAGCACCATCTTAGCAcaacattttcttcctctctcagtccATCTTCTTGGGATAACACTAGTTTTTATAAGTGTTATTTCATACAGTGCTCATTTTCCTCAACTCCTACCCTATCTACTTCCTATTCcactttttggggggtggggatacagagtctctctgtagttCTCGCTGTCCTAGAATTTTctatgtagatcaaactggccttcaacacacagatatccacttgcctctgcctcccaagttctggaattaaaggtgtgtgctaccacaccctggCACTAATTTCTCCTTTATAAAAAAGGTCAAAGgcattggagaggtggctcagtagttaaaggcactaagtgctcttccaaaggacctaagttcaatttccagcacccacagagtgcCTCggccatctgtaattctagttctggATATCAGATGTCATATTCTGGATTTTTGGACACTGCACATATGTGGCTCGCATATACCTGTAGGCCAGCGACTCCTAAACAGAAAATGTTATGTAAACTCATTAGTGTTTCCCTCAGAATACTGAGTTATTACCTGTGTAAGTGCATGATAATAAGGTTTTTTTCGTCTGCCAAGAAGTATATAAGATCTAAACTTTGTCATGTGTACAGTAGTAACAAAGAAGTGTCTAACTTTTTCTTTCCAATAAGCTATAAAACATCgacccttaaagaaatggaagagctGAAGCTGGAGAACGTGGCTCTACAAGAAAGAGTAGCCATGGCTGAGAAGAATGTGGAAGATGTTCAGCATCAGATATTGACAGCTGAGAACACAAATCAAGAATACGCAAGGTGAGGAGCACaaatagttttctgtttgttttttgagacaaggtctcactgtgtattgTCTGGAACctactatgtagagcaggctggcctcaaatggagaatctgcctgactctgcctcccaaatgctgcaattaaaggcaaaTTCCCACCACATCCAATTAGAAttgaaatttttaagaatttttcctactgctttgtatttcttttccccgaaaagaaggaataaaaattaaaatgtctgtgAGATAATTAGTGGATTCTTCTTTCTCAAATCCAAGGATGCTTCTAGATCTGCAGAACAGATCAACATTGAAAGAAGCAGAAATTAAAGAAATCACAGTTTCATCTCTTAAGAAAATAACTGATTTGCAAAATCAACTCAGACAACAGGATGTTGACTTTAAGAAGCAACTcgaagaggaagaggcaaggtAATCAGGCTTAGACTTTGAGTGCCGTGTAATgcattgtttttttctaattaattgaaaaaagataatttttaaatttacttttcccatacagaaaagcagagaaagaagatgcaGTGGCAGAGTTAACTGCGGAAAGTCATAAATGGCGGCTCCTTTATGAAGAACTTTATAACAAGACTAAACCTTTTCAGGTGTGTTGCTTGTGATTAACTTTTTGTGagctggagatatgactcaggGTTTAAGagtactgcttgctcttccagaggacccagcttcaaacctagcacccacatggtggctcccaactgtctatataactccagttctaggggatctaacactTTCTTCAGGCTCCATGgccatgtggtacacagacatacatggaggcaaaatacccatacacagaaaataaagtgaaaataaataaacttagttGGATGTGTTTTAAGAATGTATTTCTTCCTGTGAGTCTTAGCTGTGACTTGCTGCTTCTGTGCTACTCTTCACTATGTAGTCATGGTTACAAGTTAACTGCATATTAACAGTTCTCAGATTTTATCTGGtagtcagcactggggaggcagaggcagggagatctctgaattagaggccagcctggtctacagagtgagttccagggcagccaaggctacgcagagaaactctttctcaaaatttaaaaaaaaaaaaaaaaaaaaattttaatctgGGGGatgagctcagtggtagagggcttggCATATACAAAGTCCagggttgaattcccagcactattgtgaaaacaataaaaccaaaagctAAGGGCTAAAAATTACTATTTATAACTTCTCCAGCTTTATTGAACTACAGTTGATAAACTTAGTAGTCATAAAATTTTAACATAGCtatttaaaaagtactttctAATAAACAGCTTGTAATTAGCCTGAAGGCTCTCTTGATAGGAACATCAATTTTTCTTTGTGGTGTGTATTTTGATATGATCTATCTCAGTATTTCTCAGGTTAAGTGTACTACCTTTGTACTATATTTTGTCCTTTGGTTTTTAGATGGGAGTTTTGCTCTATGCTCCAAACTGGTCTGGTACTTGCTATGCCAAGCGGCCTGGCCTGGGGTTTGAAGGGCTTCTCCTTTTACCTCCCAAGTTGTATCCTTATGACTCTGCCTACACTCCTGACTATCTTTGTGTCCTTGAGACCTAGGCTAGCCTCCAAGTTTCTGTGTAGCTGGAGACAGCCTTGAATCCTTGaccctcctgcatctgccttATGAATGGCAATAACCTGGTCTTTTTATAAGGAAAAGGTGGCCAGCATGGTatcagatgcctttaatcccagcacccaggaggcaaagatAGGTAATAAAGTTCAGGCCAACCTGatagtgcattccaggacagccaagtctacatgTTGAGaccttttatttcaaaaatataacaaaaatgcctacaaagaaaaacaagtactagctgggcggtggtggcgcaagcctttaatcccagcactggagacagagacaggtggatctctgtgagttcaaggccagcctggtcttcaagctcactccaggacaggctccaaagctacagagaaaccctgtctcaaagaaccaaaaagagaaagcaaaaaaaaaaaagggtctaATTGGAATGGAAGCAGATATTGTTTACAAAGGTGACTATTTTACTGATAGATTAAGAAAGCTGGCTAACccgacagtggtggtgcatgtctttaatcccagcatttgggagacagagacaggaggatctctttgagttcaaagccggcctggtctacagagtaagttccaagacaggctccaaagctacacaatgaaaccctgtctcaaaggaagaaaaaaaaaaagaagacagctgGATGGAtctttattgctttttgttttgatgaTACTTAAAGTAAAAATTGTAAAGTTTAAAGGATTTTCTTAGTGAAATTAAACAGCCTTCAGGAAAAGTGGGAATACTGCttagtttgttatttttatatatttatctttatgcTTTATATGAATTTAATAAGATTTAATGGTTTTAGGCCAGATATAGTCACAAATGGTTTTAATTACTGGTGTtgggacagaagcagaaggatgcaCAGTATTAACACAATTTTAAGTCtcaatttcattaaaaacaaacgtGTCTTTTCCAGGAACAACTGGATGCCTTtgaagcagagaggcaggcatTGTTGAATGAACGTGGTGCAACTCAGGAACAGCTAAATAAAATCAGAGATTCCTATGCAGAGCTCCTGGGCCATCAGAATCTAAAGCAAAAAATCAAGCATGTTGTGAAATTGAAAGACGAAAATAGCCAACTCAAATCGGTTTGTAAAATAACACTTGTATTCAGAtatactaaaaactaaaaaagctGAGCAACTTTATAGGGGAAAACTTTAGAGTTGACTGGATGGATATTCAGTTTTACTTAGTTTTATATTTGCTGCTGTGGTTgactatataaaatgttttttgtttgtgtttgtttaggtttttcgagacagggtttctctgtgtagtcctgcctgtcttggaactcactttgtagaccaggctggcctcaaactcactgagagccgcctgcctttgcctctcaagtgctagaattaaaggtgtgcacccaccaCCACCTAGTTGATTCTATAAAGTTTTATACGTTCATTTCTATTTACAAAGTAACCATTCCTTTTCTGTAAATACATGAAGTTAAGTCATATtcaaaaaatgattatttaacttttttccttctagaaggtcaatttatattttgttgaaggcatacatattcacatttttttaatctgttcacTTGTTGATAAACATCTAGGCTTATTTTGCAGCTTGGCTGCTATGAATTGTTCTGCTGTAGACCTGAGTATATAGTTATCTATTGAATGTTGATTTGATTCCTCCTGCTATATACACAGGAGCTGTAAGCCATCTCGTGCAGTATTTTGTTGTAACTCCAGGAGGCTGCTGTCATTTGTCTTACTCTGTCTTACTCCCCTTGAGCACACTGAGCTAGGACTTTAGAACTGAAACTGGAGCCATGTACTCTCTTTTGGTGCCACCTCTGCCATTGGAGCCATGGTTCTTAGTGACTTGAAGGGAAAGGGTATGAGAAatagcctcagtttctctccgtCTTGCATCTCCGTGGAACCGGTGTTATGAGCTAGAGCTAGGGTGATCAGTGTTTGCCGAACACCATTGCACAACTGCAGCTGAGCAGAACACATTTGCCCATGGACTTCACCTCAGCAAGTAGGAGCTGCTGGCAAAATGGGCTCTTATGGGTGGGAGTCTTCGggagctggggagaaggaaagCCTGCGTTTTTGGCGATGGGCTTTCTAGTATGGAGGGAGTGAACTCATTGGTTTCAAATGCAGAAAAGCTTGCGGATCATTTTGAATAGCTATTTTTTCCTTGGTTATTGTGCTTTAAGAGGACCATTTCTAGAAGAAGAATGTGATGGTTGCCTTTTTATACTATTTAGTTTTACTAGGAAGCCTGCCACAGAGTATTAATTCTGTCAAGCCAAAAGCTAATTTGAGGGCAATTTATTTTCACTTCACTTTTGATCTGAAAGGTATACTCATAACTATAGAAGGACAAGAAATTTTGTAATGCTTTGTTCACTTTGTATGAACTCTTCCAAATCACTTTGTAATTAAATCTTAGTGAATGTGTAAGAGTTACTTTTGCCATTAGTTATGATATATAAGCAACTTTTTGGAATATGTCTACAACAATGATAACACATTTTACCACTGTATTTTAgtgattatttgtgtttttcttactTAGGAGGTGTCAAAACTCCGATCTcagctttttaaaaggaaacaaaatgaactCAGACTTCAGGGAGAGTTGAATAAAGCTTTGGGCATCAAACACTTTGATCCTGCCAAGGCTTTTCACCATGAATGTAAAGAGAATTTTGTCCTCAAGACCCcattaaaagaaggtaaaaaaaaaatacgtatTTATATACCTGtcatcctctttctctctctctctctctctctctctctctctctctctctctctctctctctgcctgcctgcctgtctgtctctgtctctgtcttgcttTCAGAGTAGTTTAGTGATTTATCTTTCTTATAAACTATCAAACTGTGTTGCTATCTTCTAATATAGAAATTCTTTCTGAGATTGATGTATCAAGGCTACTTTCCTCCTTTATCTGCTTCTGCACATCGAGATGCCCTGTCCTTCAAGCCCCATCCAGACCACATCTTCCTTCAGTTCTTCCTTGTATTGCTTCTCCTAgcatccctccttccctgtcccctctATACTGCATGTGTCTTGGCAAAGGCCAATCCCCCTGTACAAAACTCACAATGTAACTAACCTAAGTATTTCTTAGATCCATTATAATTTTTCacattataatttttcttgacagaatctttattttatttatttattttttatttttttggtttttcgagacagggtttctctgtggctttggagcctgtcctggaactagctcttgtagaccaggctggtctcgaactcacagagatctgcctgcctctgcctcccaagtgctgggattaaaggcgtgcgccaccatcgcccagctttgACAGAATCTTTATATATCTCACAGTTAAGTCCTAATTACTTgcaattgtgtatgtgtatgtgtattcatataattcatatatatgtattataatatGGTACAGAATGTGAACATTGCTTCTTCTGTCTTCAAGAACATAGGTCTGGTTTTAGTTTATAATGACTTGggaatttggtttggtttggtttggtttgattgtCAAGGATTTGAATGTAGACccttgaacatgctaggcaagtgttgtACCTGAGCTAGATCCATAGCCTGGATCATCGGTTAgtagttttaatataaaatacttatAGCTTGTTGTGATGTTCTTTTCAGGCAACACAAACTGCTGCTGAATTCTGATGCAACATCAAGGATCATGAAAGTATACATTTGAAATACCTGTTGAAGATTATTCTCCTCACTATTCCTGATATTAtgtttatagtatatattatataatatattgttt containing:
- the Hmmr gene encoding hyaluronan mediated motility receptor — its product is MSFPKAPLKRFNDPSGCAPSPGAYDVKTAEVSKGPVSFQKSQRFKNQKGSQQNLNVDKDTTLLASSKKGKTLVSKKEPQKNDKDLKRLEKEIRVLLQEQGAQDKRIQDMESELEKTEAKLNVALREKTSLSASNASLEKRLIELTRANELLKSKFSEDAHQKSMRALSLELMKLRNKRETKMKTMVAKHEGMELKLQATQRDLVESQGKIIQLEGKLVSIEKEQIDEKSETEKLLEYIEEISCASDQVEKYKLDIAQLEENLKEKDREILSLQRSLEETLTFSKQIEDLTVKCQLLETERDDLVNKDRERAESLNAEIQIVTEKLVLEKQEYEKLQQKELQIESLLQQEKELSASLQQQLCSFQEEMTSEKNVIREELKLALEELDAVQQKEEQSERLVKQLEEETKSTSEQLSRLEELLREKEVELEKSNAAHIHAAMTLQERYNGTVQDLEDVTAQLESYKTSTLKEMEELKLENVALQERVAMAEKNVEDVQHQILTAENTNQEYARMLLDLQNRSTLKEAEIKEITVSSLKKITDLQNQLRQQDVDFKKQLEEEEARKAEKEDAVAELTAESHKWRLLYEELYNKTKPFQEQLDAFEAERQALLNERGATQEQLNKIRDSYAELLGHQNLKQKIKHVVKLKDENSQLKSEVSKLRSQLFKRKQNELRLQGELNKALGIKHFDPAKAFHHECKENFVLKTPLKEGNTNCC